In Hwangdonia lutea, a single window of DNA contains:
- the gpmI gene encoding 2,3-bisphosphoglycerate-independent phosphoglycerate mutase, which translates to MNKKVILMILDGWGNSPDPKVSAIDHAHTPFIDSLYKKYPFATLRTDGLHVGLPDGQMGNSEVGHMNLGAGRIVYQDLVKVNLAVKNKTLNNEQVLVDAFNYAKNNHKNVHFLGLLSDGGVHSHINHLLGLIDAANDFGLANTFVHAFTDGRDVDPKSGYGFVTELENHIENTNTKLATVTGRYYAMDRDKRWERIKLAYDALVNGIGEKSTNITESIRKSYKNDITDEFIKPIIAVDETNQPIAQIKDDDVVIFFNFRTDRGRELTEALTQTNFHEQNMHKLNLHYVTLTNYDDTYKNINVIFNKENLNETLGEVLEKHNKKQIRIAETEKYPHVTFFFSGGREEPFNGETRILRNSPKVATYDLKPEMSAYELRDALVPELQKGEVDFVCLNFANGDMVGHTGVMEAAIKACEAVDECVKDVVTTALKNGYSTLLIADHGNCETMINPDGTPNTAHTTNPVPVILIDNDLKEIKDGILGDMAPTILKLMGVPQPEAMTQHPLV; encoded by the coding sequence ATGAACAAAAAAGTTATCTTAATGATTCTTGATGGTTGGGGAAATTCTCCAGACCCAAAGGTATCAGCAATCGATCATGCCCATACCCCATTTATTGATTCACTATATAAAAAATACCCTTTCGCAACGTTAAGAACCGATGGCTTACACGTTGGTTTACCCGATGGGCAAATGGGAAATAGCGAAGTTGGCCATATGAATTTGGGTGCGGGACGTATTGTATACCAAGATCTTGTTAAAGTAAATTTGGCTGTAAAAAACAAAACCCTTAATAACGAACAAGTTTTGGTTGATGCCTTTAACTATGCAAAAAACAATCATAAAAACGTTCATTTTTTAGGCTTATTAAGCGATGGTGGCGTACACTCGCATATTAACCATTTATTGGGGTTAATTGATGCCGCCAACGATTTTGGATTAGCCAATACTTTTGTTCACGCTTTTACCGACGGGCGCGATGTAGACCCAAAATCAGGTTATGGTTTTGTAACCGAGCTTGAAAATCATATTGAAAACACAAACACCAAATTAGCAACGGTAACTGGTCGTTACTACGCTATGGATAGAGATAAACGTTGGGAACGCATAAAATTAGCTTATGATGCTTTAGTGAATGGTATTGGCGAAAAGTCGACAAATATTACCGAATCCATCAGAAAAAGTTATAAAAATGATATCACCGATGAGTTTATAAAACCCATTATCGCAGTTGATGAAACCAATCAACCTATCGCACAAATTAAAGACGATGATGTTGTGATATTCTTCAATTTCAGAACCGATCGCGGTCGTGAGTTAACCGAAGCTTTAACCCAAACCAATTTTCATGAGCAAAACATGCATAAACTCAATTTGCATTATGTGACGCTTACCAATTACGACGATACTTATAAAAACATCAACGTTATTTTCAATAAAGAGAACCTAAATGAAACTTTGGGTGAAGTATTGGAAAAACACAACAAAAAACAAATTCGAATTGCCGAAACCGAAAAATACCCTCATGTTACCTTTTTCTTTTCTGGCGGACGCGAAGAACCTTTTAATGGCGAAACCCGCATTTTAAGAAACTCACCAAAAGTAGCCACATACGATTTAAAACCCGAAATGAGCGCTTATGAATTACGCGATGCTTTAGTACCAGAATTACAAAAGGGCGAGGTAGATTTTGTGTGTTTAAACTTTGCAAATGGCGATATGGTTGGGCACACCGGCGTTATGGAAGCTGCCATAAAAGCCTGTGAAGCCGTAGATGAATGCGTAAAAGACGTGGTAACAACGGCATTGAAAAACGGGTATTCAACCCTGCTTATAGCAGATCACGGTAATTGCGAAACCATGATAAATCCAGACGGCACACCCAATACAGCACATACCACAAACCCCGTTCCCGTTATTTTAATCGATAACGATTTAAAAGAGATTAAAGATGGTATTTTAGGCGATATGGCACCAACTATTTTAAAACTTATGGGTGTTCCACAACCTGAAGCAATGACGCAACATCCTTTAGTTTAA
- a CDS encoding ankyrin repeat domain-containing protein yields MKKTIIISAIALCFSVVSVNAKSMNETVKDYSVEAVVQVSPFCVSIAKGDLETVKKLISLGADINKKSNGMTPVMYAAKYNRTDILKFLIAKGAKLKTKCPKGLTAVKYAERSNAKEALAILKDALA; encoded by the coding sequence ATGAAAAAAACAATCATTATTTCCGCAATCGCATTATGCTTTTCAGTAGTATCAGTTAATGCAAAATCAATGAATGAAACCGTTAAAGATTACAGTGTAGAAGCCGTAGTTCAAGTGAGTCCTTTTTGTGTGTCTATAGCAAAAGGCGACTTAGAAACCGTTAAAAAACTTATCAGTTTAGGTGCGGATATCAACAAAAAATCTAATGGGATGACACCGGTTATGTATGCTGCTAAGTATAACCGAACCGACATTTTGAAGTTTTTAATTGCTAAAGGCGCTAAGTTAAAAACCAAATGTCCTAAAGGTTTAACTGCTGTTAAGTATGCAGAACGGTCTAATGCCAAAGAAGCTTTAGCAATACTAAAGGATGCTTTAGCTTAA
- a CDS encoding M48 family metalloprotease, with amino-acid sequence MRSRNFKIRLLIGLAIVAFAFIKKCNSKERNAYTGRVQTINMTSDQEIAIGLQHAPQMAQQHGGLHPNNQYQALVDQVGNKLVNNSMAKDTPYKYDFHLLADENTINAFALPGGQIFITYALFSKLENEDQLAGVLGHEIGHVLGRHSAERIAESDFWQTVTTGASVGADMGGLVSGIGQQTLLKNGRDDELESDDLGVLFMLKSGYNPQEMIGVMEILKDAAGPNRVPEFQSSHPDPDNRIEKIQESIEKYKNQ; translated from the coding sequence ATGAGAAGTAGAAATTTTAAGATTAGATTATTAATTGGTCTTGCCATAGTAGCATTTGCATTTATTAAAAAATGTAATAGTAAAGAGCGAAATGCGTATACCGGTAGAGTGCAAACCATTAACATGACCTCGGATCAAGAAATAGCCATTGGCTTACAACACGCGCCACAAATGGCTCAACAACATGGTGGCCTACATCCTAACAACCAATATCAAGCCCTTGTAGACCAAGTAGGAAACAAGCTTGTAAATAATAGTATGGCAAAGGATACGCCTTATAAATACGACTTTCATTTGTTGGCAGACGAGAATACTATAAATGCTTTTGCATTACCCGGTGGGCAAATTTTTATTACCTACGCATTGTTTTCTAAACTGGAAAATGAAGACCAGTTGGCTGGTGTTTTGGGGCACGAAATCGGTCATGTTTTAGGGCGTCATTCTGCTGAACGTATTGCAGAAAGCGACTTTTGGCAAACCGTAACCACGGGTGCATCGGTTGGTGCGGATATGGGCGGATTGGTAAGTGGCATTGGCCAACAAACACTTTTGAAAAATGGTCGTGATGATGAATTGGAAAGCGACGATCTTGGTGTGTTGTTTATGCTTAAATCGGGTTACAACCCTCAAGAAATGATTGGCGTTATGGAAATTTTAAAGGATGCTGCTGGCCCCAATCGTGTTCCGGAATTTCAAAGCTCACATCCAGATCCCGATAATAGAATTGAGAAAATTCAAGAATCTATTGAAAAGTATAAAAACCAATAA
- a CDS encoding GNAT family N-acetyltransferase: protein MSFQFKIIDKKQIDSVIPLVQKLNGHNQSDAVLKQRFSEMVTQNYECAGIFEGDKLVGISGLWYCTRHYSGKSVEPDHVFIDDEYRGKGLGKQFFEWIYNYVKLKGCESIELNTYVHNYPSHKFYYNEGFEILGYHFFKKL, encoded by the coding sequence ATGTCTTTTCAGTTTAAAATTATTGATAAAAAACAAATTGATTCTGTGATACCTTTAGTTCAAAAACTAAATGGTCATAATCAATCTGATGCGGTTTTAAAACAACGTTTTTCCGAAATGGTAACTCAGAATTACGAATGTGCCGGCATTTTTGAAGGCGATAAACTAGTTGGAATTTCCGGTTTGTGGTATTGCACAAGACACTATTCAGGAAAAAGTGTTGAACCAGACCATGTTTTTATTGATGATGAGTATCGTGGCAAAGGTTTAGGAAAACAATTTTTTGAGTGGATTTATAACTACGTTAAGCTAAAAGGTTGTGAATCAATAGAATTGAATACGTATGTGCATAATTATCCGTCGCACAAATTTTATTACAACGAAGGGTTTGAAATTTTGGGCTATCATTTTTTTAAAAAGTTGTAG